The DNA region TAAATTTCTTGTTGCTTATAACCGCCGTATGCAAATGTTCGCGCTATAGCAATCGCGCCCACTGCATCAAGTCTATCCGCATCTTGGACAATTTTTCCTTCAAGAGTACGCATTGCAGTTTCTACTCCGGCACCCTTAAATGTAAGTGTTTCTATAATTTCGCAAACATGATCTATGATACTGCTTTCAACATCAATCGAAGTTAAAAACTCTCGTGCAATTTTTGAACTTGCCTTCGTATCACCACCATTAAACTTCCAGTCAGAAATATCCTCTAACAAAGCAGCAAGTTGCACAACAAAAAGATCCGCTCCTTCTTTTTTCCCAATTTCTAGTGCAGTTTTCCAAACGCGACTTGCATGCCACCAGTCATGCCCTGTACCTTGACCATAAAGTTTGCTTTTCACAAAATCTGCAGTTTGCTGAATAATTTTTTGTTGATCCATAAAATCTCCTTCCTTTTATTATTTAATCCAAGTTAACAAATTTTTCCGCTACCTTTTGTAAAATATTTGAATTGTCTGTTTTATATTCCAAACTAGTCCAATGATTTTCATCAAATTTAAAATGGAAAACATCTATTGGTTTTAATGTTTTTGTAAAACCCCATTTTTGAAAAGCATTATAAGCAGTATTGTTAGTTATACGAGTTATAAGAAATATTCGTTTGACTTGTGGAACAATTTTAAAAATTGAACTCATAAGCAACTTTCCCAAACCTCGATTCTGCTCTTGCGAAAGAATAGCCAAACTATGACCCAAAGTGTCGCCAAAAGCACACCCTGAAGAAATTGAAAGAATTCTAAAACCTAATAATTTTTGAGTTGCTTGATCTTTAACTGTCGCAAAAAAATAAATATCTTGCTCCCAAACTTTAATAATTTCTTCGGCAAAAATGGATAAATCGGCAACTCCGAAATAAAAAGTTTTTAACATTGATTTTAATTTTTCTTCAACAGCATTCCAATCAACTGCAGCAATTCCATTTTTAAAAAAAGGATAAAAACTTTTTAAATATAAATCTTGCTCTGTTACAGCATTTGGATATTTTTTCAGAAATTCCATTTCAACTGGTACATAAGAAGAAACAGCTAATTCACTTACACTTTTCATTAGCTGTGGATAATCGGAAGATCGAATTCCGGTCATCGTCCATTCAAGCACAACAGGAACTCCATATTTATCTTTTGCTAAAAACTTTCCCGTCTTTTTTGATTTTTTTGAATTTTTGATAAATGTTAACCACTCGGATGAACCTTGAATACTCATTTCTTCTCCATCAAACCTTATTCGCTATTTTAATATTTTCTATTTCTAACTTCAGATAAAAGAGGCAACGCTGCTTAAAATCACAACGTTACCTCTTTGTTTAACAAACTAAATTATATCAAAAATTCCTTATTTGTTTTTGCTAAAATCCAATCCAATATTATTTTCAATGCCTCTGGCGCTATTGTTTCTTCAATTGTTCCATACTCTGCTAAAGAACCCGTTTTACATGTTTGAAATGTATGATTCAAATTATGCAATTCAACTGTTTTATAATCCAAATTGCCTGCAGCTTTTAGTGAGTCAGAAGTTATTTCTAGCGATGGATTAGATGAAACAATCCAATCTCGATCACCATTAAGAGCAAGAACGGGGACAACAATCTTTTTAAGCATTTCAGCGGTATTACAATTAAGAAAATAACGATACCAAGATGAATTAAATGCCTCAACCATTGAATCTATTTTTGATTTGGTTATTGCAAAAGGAATATTATCCGATTCTTTTTTTAAATTCTCAGGCAATTGCGCGCAATAATCATTCATTAGTTTTTGCAGTTTAACTTTGGCAACTTCTATATTTAATTCTTGTTTTACAATGGTCAATATCTGCATTCGCAATTTATGATCTTGAGCAAGAAGTTCTTCACTTGCACCATCAGCCTTTAACTGCTTTGCAGTTTGCATAACTAAATCATCAACATCTGTTTGGACAACTCCTGCCATCGATACTAAAAAAGCAACATCTTTGGATTCTGCAGCTAACATACAGGCAATCATCCCGCCTTCACTATGTCCAATTAACCCAATTTTATTTGGATCAATCTCTTTTCGCGTTTTTAGATATTTAATTCCGGCAATAACATCATCCGCAAAATCTCTGCTCGTTGCCACCGCATAATCTCCCGTAGATTTTCCAACTCCACGCTTATCAAAACGTAAAACGGCAATACCATTACGCGTCAGATAATCTGCAAGCACTAGAAAACGCTTGTGCCCCATCATATTATTATCACGGTCATGCGGACCTAAACCAGCAACCAATATCACAGCGGGGAAATGTCCGGTTTGATTCGGCATAGTTAAACTACCTGAAAGGTTTACTTTTGCCTTCTCATTTTGATAACTCACTTCTTCTATTGAATAAGGGAAAGGAGGTTTTGGTTCTTGATAAAAATTTAGCTGCCTTGTGTCTTTATTACTCATTTTTCTTCAGTTCTTTCGATATTTTTTGTTAAACAATTATTAATCATGTACATGCACATAAAAATGCATAAACAGATCAACTTTTATGCAGTCAGCATAAAATATTAAAATTATATGGAAAATATAAACACGAATACCAAAAACAGATGAAAAACATCACGTTTTTCGGCTAGTTTAGATAAGAACTAATAAAACTTTCATAACGGCCTCGCTAAATTTTCTATTTTAATTTGAGGTCCAAATAAACTATAACTAAGTGATAATGCTAACCAAGAATTTCACTTTTAGCAAAATAATTGCTCCTTTAATTTGCAACATATTAAGCAGGTACTTTAGCAAATCAAAAACGCTTATTCATTTGCTCGTGCCCTTACTCTTTCAATGACTCCTTGCATTCTTCTTTCTTCGAAATATTTTATTAAAATGGGGTATTTATCAACTAAAGAAAGAAATAACTGTGTCCCTTTTTTATTATTTAATTTAAGCAATGTATAAACAGCAGAAACTAAACTATCATCATCATTTTTTTTATAAGCTTCTTCGGCAAGTTTAATAAGATAGTCAGCAGCACTTTCATCACCTATGTCTATCAAACACTCTGCAGCTTCGATTTTACCGCTTAAATAATCACTCTTATCTATAAATTCATGTAATTTTTCTTTTATAGGTGGCCATTTTAAAGAGATTAAAACCTCTGCCAATATTAATTTATTTTCTTCATCCTTTTCTTCTTCGTTAAAAAGATTAATTAGGTACTCAAACTCTATAGGATCTTTTTCTGCAGCCTTTTTCATTTCATCCATATAAAATTCAATTACATTATAATCTTGTACACCATCTCTAAAAGCATTATAAAAACTTCGAACGTTTGTTTTCATAAATTATTCATTTGCTAATTTTTTAACTTCCTTAAAAAACTCTTTTCCTTCGCAATATTTTTTTAATTCTTCATATTTATTTACTAATTTAAGAAAAGCTTGTGTTCCTTTTTTATTTTCTAGCCTAAGCAGTGTTATTGCAGCAGAAATTAGATAATGATTATCCTTTTTTTCATATGCTTCTTGTGTTGTATTGATAATATAATCAATTGCTCTTTCATCTCGCATGTCTACCAGATATTCTATAGCTTCAATTTTATTTCCTAAATCGCAACTTTTTTCTATTAACTCATGTAAGATATTTTTTATAGGCATCCATTTCAATAAAACTAAAACTTCTGCTAATGTTAATTTATTACCCTCATATTTTT from Candidatus Dependentiae bacterium includes:
- a CDS encoding phosphohydrolase, which translates into the protein MDQQKIIQQTADFVKSKLYGQGTGHDWWHASRVWKTALEIGKKEGADLFVVQLAALLEDISDWKFNGGDTKASSKIAREFLTSIDVESSIIDHVCEIIETLTFKGAGVETAMRTLEGKIVQDADRLDAVGAIAIARTFAYGGYKQQEIYNPQIKPVLHQSFEQYKQSSKTSLNHFYEKLLLLKDRMNTNTGKKLAQERHEFMEKYLEQFFKEIGEDKLVFESKVRENENS
- a CDS encoding alpha/beta hydrolase, with product MSNKDTRQLNFYQEPKPPFPYSIEEVSYQNEKAKVNLSGSLTMPNQTGHFPAVILVAGLGPHDRDNNMMGHKRFLVLADYLTRNGIAVLRFDKRGVGKSTGDYAVATSRDFADDVIAGIKYLKTRKEIDPNKIGLIGHSEGGMIACMLAAESKDVAFLVSMAGVVQTDVDDLVMQTAKQLKADGASEELLAQDHKLRMQILTIVKQELNIEVAKVKLQKLMNDYCAQLPENLKKESDNIPFAITKSKIDSMVEAFNSSWYRYFLNCNTAEMLKKIVVPVLALNGDRDWIVSSNPSLEITSDSLKAAGNLDYKTVELHNLNHTFQTCKTGSLAEYGTIEETIAPEALKIILDWILAKTNKEFLI